In Candidatus Contubernalis alkalaceticus, the genomic window CACATCAGTAGGCGTTCATCCCCATGAAGCAGCCAGGGTGCCTGAGGATTACCTGCAAAACGTAAAGGAATTGGCGCAGAACAAGAAAAATGTGGCCATTGGAGAAATTGGCCTGGACTACTACCGGGACATTTCCCCCCGGAAGAAACAGAAGCAGGTGTTTCGGGAGCAGCTGCTGTTGGCTCAGAAGATGGGGCTGCCGGCAATAATACATGATCGGGAGGCCCATAAGGATGTGCTGAAGATCGTTAGAGAAGAGCAGGGAGGGAAAAACAGTGGTGTTTTTCACTGTTTTTCCGGAGACTGGGAAATGGCGCAGGAATGTATAGAATTGGGTTTTTATATTTCTATCGCTGGGCCGGTAACCTTTAAAAATTCCGATTCCCTTCGGGATGTAGCGAAAAGAACTCCTCTGCATCGATTACTGGTGGAAACCGACTGTCCTTATTTAACGCCTGTGCCTTACAGGGGGAAGAGAAATGAACCTGCCCATGTGAAGTATACGGTAGAAACAATTGCTTCTCTCCGGGGAATGAAGTGGGAGGAGCTGGCCCAGGTTACTTTTACTAACACAAAAAATTGTTTCCGCTTGGATTGATACCTTAAGCTGTATTAAGTTAATTTTGTAGGGTTGAAGCAGACATAAGGGAAAGTAAAAGATAAGTAAAGTATAATCTTTAAGAAAAAATAACCTGAAAATAAAAAGCAGGGCTTTAATAGCTGCCCTGCTTTTTTATTCACTTTTTTGTCATTTTTATAAGTTTGTACCATATGTTAGTAAAGACAGAGAAAGGGGGGTGGGATATAATAACATTTCTACCGAATGAGGGAAAAATTCTCTTTTGTGTTAGTACAAAAATTTGACAAAATTTCATTTATGAAGTAAAATGTTTCCTTACAAGGGGGTTTAACAATGGATGATGTTCCTATAGCCACCGGTATCAAGCGTGTAGGAGGCTGGGTTAAGCACAATTGTCTCTTGTTAATCCTGGTTTTTGTTTTCCTCGCAAGCTGTTCAGCAGCTATTTGTTATGAGCGTTTTTACAAGGAAGTAGTTTTTAGTGTCGATGATGGGCAGGAGGTTGTTGTGACAACCTGGGCATCCACGGTAGAGGAGGCGTTGAGTGAGACGGAAATTCGTCTGTATTCTCGGGATGAAATATATCCCTCTCTAGAAACTCCTCTAGAAAAGGAAATGAAGGTCACTATTAAAAGGGCATTTCCTGTTCATGTAGCCATAAGTGATGATCAAGTCACTCATTGGACTACTAAAAGTTCTGTAAGGGAAATTATACAGAATCTAGACATAGTGTTGGGAATAGAGGATGAAGTGGAGCCTTCTCTCTCCAGCCTGGTGGACAAGGAAACCACCATTAACATTGTTAGGGTAGAGAGAGAGTATGTAGTTGAAGAGGTGGAATTAGCCTATTCTGTCGTTAGAAGAGGTAATTCTAGTCTGGACAGAGGATCAACCAGAACTGTCCAAAGAGGAAAACCGGGATTGAGGGAAGATACGTGGGAAATCGTATACAGAGATGGTGAAGAGATAGGAAGAGAGGTTATATCTTCGGAGATAGTCCAACCAAAGCAAGATGAAATTATAGAGGTGGGAGAGAATTCGGTCCTTTCTCGAGATGGTTATACTATGAATTATAACCGGGCATTGACGGTTACGGCTTTGGCCTACTGTAATTGTGCACAGTGCACAGGGAGTGAAGGTGGTAGTGCCAGGACTTCAATAGGTATCCCAGCGGTGCCGGGAAGTGGTACCAGGGCCAATCCTCATATTATTGCGGTGGAT contains:
- a CDS encoding TatD family hydrolase, yielding MTFLADSHAHLIDKAYRKDSSQVIQRALDIGVKLIINLGYDIKTSSKAVDMAQDYPFMYTSVGVHPHEAARVPEDYLQNVKELAQNKKNVAIGEIGLDYYRDISPRKKQKQVFREQLLLAQKMGLPAIIHDREAHKDVLKIVREEQGGKNSGVFHCFSGDWEMAQECIELGFYISIAGPVTFKNSDSLRDVAKRTPLHRLLVETDCPYLTPVPYRGKRNEPAHVKYTVETIASLRGMKWEELAQVTFTNTKNCFRLD
- a CDS encoding 3D domain-containing protein encodes the protein MDDVPIATGIKRVGGWVKHNCLLLILVFVFLASCSAAICYERFYKEVVFSVDDGQEVVVTTWASTVEEALSETEIRLYSRDEIYPSLETPLEKEMKVTIKRAFPVHVAISDDQVTHWTTKSSVREIIQNLDIVLGIEDEVEPSLSSLVDKETTINIVRVEREYVVEEVELAYSVVRRGNSSLDRGSTRTVQRGKPGLREDTWEIVYRDGEEIGREVISSEIVQPKQDEIIEVGENSVLSRDGYTMNYNRALTVTALAYCNCAQCTGSEGGSARTSIGIPAVPGSGTRANPHIIAVDSGVIPLRSKVYIDGFGVAVAADTGSAIRGNKIDILMDSHGKALAFGRKRLKIYILDSIR